From Mus pahari chromosome 20, PAHARI_EIJ_v1.1, whole genome shotgun sequence, the proteins below share one genomic window:
- the Gcdh gene encoding glutaryl-CoA dehydrogenase, mitochondrial, with the protein MVPAMLTGYMSLRGVSARLLSRRSGLRFPRVLRTWSSAAAHTEKTQIRSAKSSRPVFDWKDPLILEEQLTADEKLIRDTFRNYCQERLMSRILLANRNEVFHRDIVYEMGELGVLGPTIKGYGCAGVSSVAYGLLTRELERVDSGYRSMMSVQSSLVMHPIYTYGSEEQRQKYLPRLAKGELLGCFGLTEPNHGSDPGGMETRARHNPSNQSYTLNGTKTWITNSPVADLFIVWARCEDNCIRGFLLEKGMRGLSAPRIEGKFSLRASATGMIIMDGVEVPEENVLPNVSSLAGPFGCLNTARYGITWGVLGAAEFCLHTARQYALDRIQFGVPLARNQLIQKKLADMLTEITLGLHACLQLGRLKDQDKATPEMVSMLKRNNCGKALDIARQARDILGGNGISDEYHVIRHAMNLEAVNTYEGTHDIHALILGRAITGIQAFTAGK; encoded by the exons ATGGTTCCTGCAATGCTCACCGGCTACATGTCCCTGAGAGGAGTCTCCGCGCGGTTGCTGAGCCGCAGGTCCGGCCTGCGCTTTCCGCGCGTTCTACGTACCTGGAGCTCGGCGGCCGCCCACACCG AGAAGACACAGATCCGATCGGCCAAAT CCTCTCGTCCTGTGTTTGACTGGAAGGACCCACTCATACTGGAGGAGCAGCTGACTGCCGATGAGAAACTCATCAGGGACACCTTCCGCAACTACTGCCAGGAGCGGCTTATGTCTCGAATTCTGCTGGCCAATCGAAATGAAG TTTTTCACAGGGACATTGTGTATGAGATGGGGGAGCTGGGCGTGTTGGGACCCACCATTAAAG GGTATGGCTGTGCTGGCGTGTCATCGGTGGCCTATGGGCTCCTGACCCGAGAGCTTGAGAGGGTGGACAGTGGCTACAGGTCAATGATGAGTGTTCAGTCCTCCCTTGTCATGCACCCCATCTATACCTATGGGAGTGAGGAGCAGCGACAGAAATATCTGCCCCGACTGG CCAAGGGTGAACTTCTGGGCTGCTTTGGGCTTACGGAGCCCAACCATGGGAGTGACCCAGGTGGCATGGAGACCAGAGCTCGCCACAATCCATCAAACCAGAGCTACACTCTCAATGGGACCAAGACCTG GATCACCAACTCCCCTGTGGCTGACCTATTCATAGTGTGGGCTCGGTGTGAGGATAACTGTATTCGGGGCTTCTTACTGGAGAAGGGGATGCGGGGCCTCTCAGCCCCTAGGATTGAAGGAAAGTTCTCCTTGCGGGCCTCGGCTACCGGTATGATCATCATGGACGGCGTGGAAGTGCCTGAGGAGAATGTGCTGCCTAATGTATCCAGCCTGGCG GGACCTTTTGGCTGCCTTAACACTGCCCGATATGGCATCACATGGGGTGTGTTGGGAGCTGCTGAGTTCTGTTTGCACACAGCCCGGCAGTATGCCTTGGACAG GATCCAGTTTGGAGTCCCCTTGGCCAGGAACCAGCTGATTCAGAAGAAGTTGGCAGACATGCTCACTGAGATCACGCTGGGACTCCACGCTTGTTTGCAACTTGGCCGTTTAAAGGATCAGGACAA GGCTACCCCAGAAATGGTCTCCATGTTGAAGAGAAACAACTGTGGGAAAGCCCTGGACATTGCCCGCCAGGCACGAGACATACTGGGAGGAAATGGGATTTCTGATGAGTACCATGTGATCCGGCATGCTATGAATCTGGAGGCAGTGAATACTTATGAAG gtacacatgacATCCATGCTCTGATCCTTGGGAGAGCAATTACTGGGATTCAGGCATTCACGGCTGGCAAGTGA